One genomic window of Carassius auratus strain Wakin chromosome 14, ASM336829v1, whole genome shotgun sequence includes the following:
- the LOC113114461 gene encoding ADP-ribosylation factor-like protein 3 has protein sequence MGEAPKGLLSVMQKLKGTTELVLRIVLVDLDNAGKNHTAQVNTITPTQNFNIKSVASHGMKLNVWDIGRQRKIRPFFRCLLVHLQVYVIDSTDKKRFEETGLELPELIDEENLTGGPILIFVNKQDLDTASQASEITEGLNLHTYRDRVWQIQACPAVTGEGVQDGINWICNNLVNRTK, from the exons ATGGGTGAAGCTCCAAAG GGTTTGCTCTCTGTGATGCAGAAGCTGAAGGGAACCACAGAGCTGGTGCTCAGGATAGTTCTGGTGGATCTGGACAACGCTGGGAAAAACCACACTGCTCAAGTGAACACCATCACACCAACACAAA ACTTTAACATCAAAAGCGTGGCCTCTCATGGAATGAAACTGAACGTGTGGGACATCGGCAGACAGAGAAAAATCCGTCCTTTTTTC AGATGCTTGTTGGTTCATCTGCAGGTTTATGTCATAGACAGCACCGACAAGAAGCGGTTTGAGGAAACAGGTTTG GAGCTGCCAGAGCTGATAGACGAGGAAAATCTCACAGGCGGACCCATCCTCATCTTTGTGAATAAACAGGATCTGGATACGGCGTCTCAGGCCAGCGAGATCACAGAGGGTTTGAACCTGCACACATACAGAGACCGAGTCTGGCAGATCCAGGCCTGTCCGGCGGTCACAGGAGAGGGTGTGCAG GATGGTATAAATTGGATCTGTAACAACCTCGTCAACAGGACGAAATAA